A stretch of Porites lutea chromosome 5, jaPorLute2.1, whole genome shotgun sequence DNA encodes these proteins:
- the LOC140936664 gene encoding hydrogenase maturation factor HoxX-like codes for MLRITTLQTFLKPWILSPLHRRLKSQYLKPERVSTFPELGKKLSILFFSNKHNSLSQRMALELTKRQHNIQVNEINEPSEMIHLAEHVQPDLILCPFLTKRIPKEVYSNTRIPCWIVHPGIEGDRGASSIDWALYDREDEWGVTVLQAAEEMDAGDIWSTKNFQIRRRNINTLTKSSLYVNEVTQAAVEAVLEAIENLSEGTSPRPLNYSNPNVRGTLRSNMTKVDRSINWDMPADEIACQIRMSDSSPGAHACFRTSQGAEDNEWTKAFRVFGAHLEKGKLRFLPGKPGEILGQRHGSLLVKCGRGAVWVSHLKRDKLKLPANMWLRTGAPTIKDLSNLHIPYGSYPYTFQDVWTSMTPDGVCFVHFNFYNGAMSTNQCKRLISVLRQVEENDFCKVMVLMGGNDVFSNGIHLNVIEAAEDPAQESWSNINAINDVVRCIFTSKKITISALHGNAGAGGVMMALASDFAFAREAAVLNPHYKKMKLYGSEYHTYFLPKRVGQDKANELLSNAEPILACEAAEIGLLDGCLGDDAEEFESWVKHQASFLARSPLQMHFVRKKNRKVRKEVMETVETCRANELSMMAQNFQDPEYHQARKNFVYH; via the coding sequence ATGTTGAGAATAACTACGCTGCAAACTTTCCTAAAGCCATGGATCCTGTCGCCCCTTCACAGACGACTGAAATCCCAGTACCTAAAACCAGAGAGAGTTTCAACTTTCCCAGAGCTCGGAAAAAAGCTCAGCATCTTGTTTTTCTCAAACAAGCATAACAGCCTCAGTCAAAGAATGGCACTGGAATTAACAAAGAGACAACATAACATTCAAGTGAATGAAATCAACGAACCATCAGAGATGATCCATCTTGCGGAGCATGTCCAACCTGATCTAATTCTTTGTCCGTTCCTCACCAAACGAATCCCAAAGGAAGTGTATTCTAACACAAGAATTCCTTGCTGGATTGTCCATCCTGGAATCGAGGGTGACCGTGGTGCAAGCTCGATCGACTGGGCACTATATGACAGGGAAGACGAATGGGGAGTGACTGTATTACAAGCTGCCGAGGAAATGGACGCAGGAGACATTTGGAGCACTAAAAACTTTCAAATCAGGCGACGAAATATCAACACACTGACCAAGTCGAGCTTGTATGTCAACGAAGTCACTCAAGCAGCGGTTGAAGCTGTACTTGAGGCAATTGAGAATCTATCAGAGGGAACATCACCACGACCTCTTAATTACAGTAATCCAAACGTACGAGGCACCCTTCGCTCAAACATGACCAAAGTTGACCGCTCTATCAACTGGGACATGCCAGCAGATGAGATAGCTTGTCAGATACGTATGTCTGATTCGTCACCAGGAGCTCACGCCTGTTTTCGCACCAGCCAAGGCGCAGAGGACAACGAATGGACCAAGGCGTTTCGTGTCTTTGGAGCGCACTTGGAGAAAGGAAAACTCCGATTTCTGCCTGGAAAACCTGGAGAGATACTGGGTCAACGTCATGGATCTCTTCTTGTGAAATGTGGTAGGGGAGCTGTTTGGGTGTCACATCTCAAGAGAGACAAGCTAAAACTTCCTGCCAACATGTGGCTACGAACAGGCGCACCAACCATTAAAGATTTGTCAAATCTACATATTCCTTACGGCTCGTATCCTTACACTTTCCAGGATGTTTGGACAAGCATGACCCCAGACGGCGTCTGCTTCGTGCACTTCAACTTTTATAACGGGGCTATGAGCACCAATCAGTGTAAACGCTTGATTTCTGTTCTTCGACAGGTGGAAGAGAATGATTTCTGCAAGGTAATGGTGCTCATGGGTGGCAATGATGTATTCAGTAATGGCATCCACTTGAATGTCATCGAGGCAGCCGAAGACCCAGCCCAAGAATCGTGGAGCAACATCAATGCCATTAACGATGTGGTGCGCTGCATCTTCACCAGTAAAAAGATCACGATCTCTGCGCTTCACGGAAATGCAGGCGCCGGTGGAGTGATGATGGCCTTAGCGAGCGACTTTGCATTTGCTCGGGAGGCAGCCGTGTTGAACCCACATTACAAGAAGATGAAGCTTTACGGTTCAGAGTATCACACTTACTTCCTTCCAAAGCGCGTGGGACAAGATAAAGCGAACGAGCTCCTGTCCAATGCCGAACCCATCCTGGCCTGTGAAGCTGCAGAAATTGGCCTCTTAGATGGCTGCTTGGGGGACGATGCAGAGGAGTTTGAAAGCTGGGTGAAGCATCAAGCATCGTTTCTTGCGCGGTCGCCTTTGCAGATGCACTTTGTTcgaaaaaagaacagaaaagtTAGAAAAGAAGTGATGGAGACTGTTGAAACTTGCCGAGCAAATGAACTTTCAATGATGGCCCAAAACTTTCAAGATCCAGAGTATCACCAAGCGAGGAAGAATTTTGTGTATCATTAG